From one Brachypodium distachyon strain Bd21 chromosome 4, Brachypodium_distachyon_v3.0, whole genome shotgun sequence genomic stretch:
- the LOC100839764 gene encoding uncharacterized protein LOC100839764: MSAASSDSAAASKRPFDPSLADPSLPSKLQRSSHPDISPAEKPEGVGAAGPESEAMAAARVPRGQRYLVAVEYAGTRFCGSQQQPDQRTVVGVLEEAFHKFVGQPVSVFCSSRTDAGVHALSNVCHVDVERISKRKPGEVLPPHDPGVVKRAVNHFLQKNEGDIMVTDVRCVPPDFHARYKALERTYHYRILSGPERQSVFEKNSAWHIPEDLNIQAMKKACDLLVGHHDFSSFRATGCQAKSPVRTLDELTVTEVFPFMFFPSSVERSEMESPDGSLVYSRTSLMRASAEGSDAPSTASGKSVSENGQEFGKRLRHRCFVVTARARSFLYHQVRLMVGLLKSVGIGDLTTADVERILDAKAVTAAPPMAPASGLYLANVKYDLSI, translated from the exons ATGAGCGCCGCCAGCTCtgactccgccgccgcctccaagcGGCCGTTCGACCCCTCCCTTGCCGACCCCTCTCTGCCTTCCAAGCTCCAGCGTTCCTCCCATCCAGACATCTCGCCGGCGGAGAAGCCGGAGGGCGTCGGAGCGGCGGGGCCCGAAAGCGAGGCGATGGCAGCCGCCCGGGTCCCTCGGGGGCAGCGGTACCTGGTGGCAGTGGAATACGCAGGCACCCGCTTCTGCGGCTCGCAACAGCAGCCCGACCAGCGCACCGTCGTTGGCGTCCTCGAG GAAGCATTTCACAAATTCGTTGGACAGCCAGTCTCAGTCTTCTGTTCTAGTCGAACG GATGCAGGGGTTCATGCTTTGTCAAATGTTTGTCATGTTGATGTGGAGCGGATAAGTAAAAGGAAGCCTGGTGAAGTG TTGCCACCTCATGACCCTGGAGTTGTGAAACGTGCAGTGAACCACTTTCTGcag AAGAATGAAGGTGACATAATGGTGACTGATGTTCGTTGTGTCCCACCAGACTTCCATGCTAGATACAAAGCCCTAGAGCGCAC GTACCACTATCGTATACTTTCTGGACCTGAGCGACAGTCAGTCTTTGAAAAAAACTCAGCTTGGCACATACCTGAGGATCTAAATATACAGGCTATGAAG aaaGCATGCGATTTACTTGTCGGGCATCATGATTTCAGTTCATTCCGAGCAACTGGATGTCAG GCAAAATCTCCAGTGAGAACTTTGGATGAGCTCACTGTTACAGAAGTATTTCCTTTCATGTTTTTTCCTTCAAGCGTAGAGCGATCAGAGATGGAATCACCAGATGGGTCTCTTGTTTATTCGAGAACATCACTCATGAGAGCTTCTGCAGAAGGATCTGATGCTCCTAGTACTGCTAGTGGGAAATCAGTATCTGAGAATGGACAAGAGTTTGGAAAGAGATTAAGGCACCGCTGCTTTGTTGTTACTGCAAGGGCACGGTCATTTCTCTACCACCAG GTACGATTGATGGTCGGCCTTCTGAAATCTGTTGGGATTGGAGATCTAACAACTGCAGATG TTGAGAGAATTTTGGATGCGAAGGCAGTGACTGCTGCACCTCCTATGGCACCTGCTTCCGGTCTTTACCTTGCAAACGTGAAATATGACCTGAGTATTTGA
- the LOC100839460 gene encoding DNA-directed RNA polymerases I and III subunit RPAC2, whose protein sequence is MEHGSVADSTASSFSIMEEDHTLANSVRFVLNQDPRVAFCGYSIPHPADNKVNIRVQTTGDPAKDVMVDALQDLMVMCQHARGTFDTAVADFRANKPMERMDIDLNKS, encoded by the exons ATGGAGCACGGCTCGGTGGCGGATTCAACCGCGTCATCGTTCTCCATCATGGAGGAGGACCACACCCTCGCCAACTCCGTCAGATTCGTCCTCAACCAGGA CCCAAGGGTGGCATTCTGTGGGTATAGCATCCCTCATCCTGCCGATAACAAAGTCAACATAAGAGTTCAGACTACAG GAGATCCAGCAAAGGATGTTATGGTAGATGCTTTGCAGGACTTGATGGTTATGTGCCAGCATGCAAGGGGGACATTCGACACCGCAGTGGCTGATTTTCGAGCAAACAAACCCATGGAAAGGATGGACATCGATCTCAATAAAAGTTAG
- the LOC100839153 gene encoding uncharacterized protein At4g06598 — protein sequence MANGRLQKQALLPPRIPFPVAAAAASPSPQAELGPIARPRDAHHRQGHQRTSSESVLVDEQPSWLDDLLDEPDSPARPHGRPGHRRSSSDSFTLFDGAAAAAAASSAGTYDNVFDGIRGGGQPSSWGRAPEFFPEQNSFGRPQPQPQPQGLPWDPRQMFLQGVGMPLPVREKNVMHHGAVLNGVDMKGHVDSAHDQMIGTERNEGDAHLRHSQSEADTKRAKQQYAQRSRVRKLQYIAELERRVQALQTQGIEVSAEMDFLGQQNIMLDLENKSLKQRLESLSQEHVIKRVQQEMFEREIGRLRSLFQQQQQQQQHILQQQAPTHSRSNSRDLDSQFANMSLKHNDPNSGRDAVPGLRI from the exons ATGGCAAACGGGAGGCTCCAGAAGCAGGCACTGCTGCCGCCGCGTATCCCCTTCCcggtggcggccgcggcggcgtccccTTCGCCGCAAGCCGAGCTCGGCCCGATCGCGCGGCCGCGGGACGCGCACCACCGCCAAGGCCACCAGCGGACGTCCTCGGAGAGcgtcctcgtcgacgaacAGCCGTCGTGGCTTGATGACCTGCTCGACGAGCCCGactcgccggcacggccgcaCGGCCGTCCCGGGCACCGCAGGTCGTCCAGCGACTCGTTCACGCTGTTCGACGGTgctgccgcggccgctgccgcctcctccgctggCACCTACGACAATGTGTTTGATGGGATAAGGGGAGGAGGACAGCCTAGTTCTTGGGGCCGTGCACCGGAGTTTTTCCCGGAGCAGAACTCATTTGGGcgcccgcagccgcagccgcagccgcagggcCTGCCGTGGGATCCCAGGCAGATGTTCCTACAGGGCGTTGGCATGCCGCTGCCGGTGAGGGAGAAGAATGTCATGCATCATGGTGCTGTGCTGAACGGTGTGGACATGAAAGGACATGTTGATTCTGCTCATGATCAGATGATCGGAACAGAGCGAAACGAGGGCGATGCGCACCTAAGGCACTCTCAGTCAGAGGCAGACACCAAGCGAGCCAAACA GCAATATGCTCAGAGGTCTCGTGTCCGGAAGCTCCAGTATATTGCAGAACTCGAGAGAAGAGTTCAAGCCTTACAG ACACAAGGGATAGAAGTTTCTGCTGAAATGGATTTTCTTGGTCAACAAAATATCATGTTAGACCTGGAGAACAAGTCGTTGAAACAACGTCTTGAGAGTCTATCACAGGAGCATGTAATTAAACGGG TTCAACAGGAGATGTTTGAGCGGGAAATAGGTCGTCTTAGATCATTGttccaacagcagcagcaacagcagcagcacataCTGCAGCAGCAAGCTCCTACCCACAGTCGTAGTAACAGCAGAGACCTTGATTCACAATTCGCAAACATGTCTCTGAAACACAATGATCCCAACTCAGGGCGGGATGCTGTCCCTGGCCTTCGCATCTAG